The stretch of DNA TGATACATTTCATGTTCTGTGTATTttactatgattttttaaatgatgtgtgTTGTATCTTCCTTTTACTGGGTAGGATTTTACAAAATTTCTTTCAATTATTTAACtaagaatatttattgagtacctcctATGAGCTAGGTACCATTCCAGGTGCTGAGATACAGCCAGCAGGGTACAAAGCATTTATTTGTAACTTAACAATGCAATGGTAGAAAAAGAATATAGGTCAATACGCaattaataagaaaatgtttGGTAGTGATAAGttctatatagaaaataaactaggGTGATATGATACTGGGCTAACGGAGGGGAGGGTACTTTAAATTGGACGTCCAGGGTTATCTATTCTCTACAATATTTTGCACACAAAGCTTGAAACCAGTTGTCAGGCTAGAGGTCATCAAGGAAAACTAATGCTACATGAGTGGTCTTCATTCACTTCAGGTCCTATTTAAAACTAGAGGACGAtcagagtttaattttttttttcatagtttaatttttattctatgaCCTGCTGAACTGGATTTGCCATTGGAAGACTAACATATTAACAGGGTCTTGATATGTGGACAGAGTGAAATATAAAGACTGATAAAGGAACTCTGAGGATACCTCATAATGGCATACTGATCTTTGCTCCCCAAATTTGCAATGAGACCTAGCCTGTGTAAGCTAACAAGGGACCAACATTGGTCCCCTGGGAATCTTTGTTGTTTCTATTTAGTtgctaattgtgtctgactcttttttgaccccatgaactgtagcccaccaggctgctctgtccacagggCACCATAAACAGATTCCTGTCTTACCATAGGCCCCTTTGCAGAAAAGAAAGCTATTCTAGGGCCTGAGGATCATTTTACACAGCAGGTACTAATCTCAGAAATAATTCATCCTTGTCGCACAGTGATtcatcctttgtctttcactcAGCCTTGTGATGAACTCAGACGCACAGGGAACAAAGAGCCCAGGTCTAGAATCAGATGCTGTGCTTAATGCAAACATCTTTTACTACTATAGAAAGTCACCCACACAGGGCTacactttttgtgtgtgtgtcataaATATTGGAATTACCCTAAATCTCATTGTTTTctatgctggaaaaaaaaaactttcaaataataaACAACTTTACTAAAATATATTAACAGTTTATTTTGACCAGGCAGCCATCTGTAAGAGAATTGTGTGGATACTATGTGAAAGGACacaggggagaaagagaaaatgggtTTGTTGAATGACTGCTTTGGGCCAGGCCATCAAGATAGATTTTATGGTGGAATCAAACAACAATACCCCTGCCCTCAAAGAATTTATCCTTGTCCTGGACAACTAGATGATTCAAGTAATAAAGATTGTGACAAGTGTTACAATAGAAGAGGGTGTATATGGAAGTCCAATAGGAAGAGTTAATCCATGGGATAGAGAAGCTCTCCCAGAGAAAATGGCATTTAAGCAAAGATCTGAGAGATGCACTGGATTTGGGAATTGGCAGGTAGgaatttaggaaaagaaaagagcatATACCTGGGTCTAGAGACAAAAGGGAGCACAACacgccagaaaaaaaaaaagagagagagagagaaatccagTCTTCCTGAGTTGTGGTGTGAGGAGGTGAGGGGATAGTTGGAGAAATTGTAACCcttgtgtactgttggtgggaatgtaaaatgatgcagctaCTGTGAAAAACAGCAAagtatttcttcaaaaaaattaaaaatagttaccatatgatccagcaattccacttctggagaactgaaagcagggattCTAAGAGATATTTCTATACTCTTATTCATAGCAGGATCATTTGCAGGAGCCAAACAGTGGAAGCAACCAAGGTGTGCATCACAGGCTGAATGGatggacaaaatgtggtccatacctgcaatggactattattcagccttaaaaaggaaaggaattctgacacatgcttaTGAACATGGGTGAACCATGAAACCATTACGCTAagagaaataagccagtcataaatactgcatgattccttttgcatgaaatatctagaGGATTCAAACTCATcaagacagaaagtaaaatggcAGTTTCCCCAGGCTAGGGGTAGGAGGGTTGGTGGTTCGTAATTTATTGGTTGGGTTGGGGAGTTACTGACAAATGAATAGTTTCAGTttggagaaatgaaaaaattcagGAGATGGCTGGTGGGAATGGTAGAATAACATAAGTATACTTAATTCCAATAAATTGTATGCtttaaatggttaagatggtaaattccTTGTTTATGTATATCTTACcacaattttttgaatttaaaatttttcaagaaaacaaaGGACCCATCCTTGGTATTGTCCATTCCTAGAATGTTCAAAATTACTTCAAACCAATGCTTAACTTTgcttttttagaaataattttaaccaGTTGTAAAGGTTAACACACTTCCATtgtaagaaatacagaaaatgaggaaaatgttGTTAAAGGATAATTTTTAGAATGTGAAATCATGATTCtcacacaaatataaaatgaatgtcgaagattttatttaacttattacgGAAACCAGTATGATGTTACAACTGATTTGAAGGCCAGTGCAAGGGGTGCACGTGTATATATATAGGCAAGCTGGCCTGCTACAGTGAATCTGCAAATCAGTGCCAAACAGGTCTATATCTATTGGGTAATAATCATTAACATTCTACTGACAAACTAATTTGCACTACTACGGACAAAAATCACCTGTGACACTACAGGTTTTCTgcaagagtgactgaactgaactgaactgaactgaaacagctcAAAGACAAAGTCTCAGGACCCTATAgagttaagtgaaagtgaagtcagtcagtcctctactctttgcaaccccatggaccaggcttctccatccatgggattttccaggcaagagtactggagtgagttgccatttccttctccaggggatctttctgacccagggatccagcccaggtctcccacattgtagacagacgctttaccctctgagccaccagagaagcctctttGTCTATAGAATTAGACAAACCAAAAAACTGTGCTAGGCaggacacacacacccctcttttttgttgttgttgttgttgttgttgtgtgggtttttttttttttttggtcagtttcaaaatctttcaagagacttaaaaaagaaagtattaaatCCTCAGTAACTCTTCATCCCAGAAACACTCGCTTTGATTCTTTTGTATCAAGGTTAATCCGGAGTATGACATGTTTtttaagcaaatgaaacaaaatacacAAGTGCAACATTCTGGGACACACTGCTCGACCGAATGGACCCTCGGTGCACACCTGCCCAGCTCACCCCGGGAGGTTCCATCCATTTGGCCACGAGTGGCTGCAAGCTAACAGCCCAAAACTTCGGGCGATCTCTCTTGGCGGGAGTGGAGGGAAGACAGGCTACAGGTGCACGGTGGACCGTCAGGGACTGGAGAAAAGCTTTAGCCGCTGAGAAGCAGGAACCTGCCTAGCGGCGGGCCAGGTGCGCCGGGCTGTCCAGGTGGCGCCGCCCCTTTCCTTCCCCGCCCTCTGCCCTCGGGCCCAGCggaggggcaggggcggggcgacCTTTGCTCGGTTCGTCCCAGAGGGGCCTCTGCAGTTTCCTGCGCGCCACTCCCGGCCCTCCCGGCCCTCCCGGCCCTCCCGCCCCTCCCACCCGAACAGGTTGGGCCACGGCTGCTGCTGCGTCCCCACCTCCGACTGCGGTTTCGATCAGACTCGCCCTAGAACTGGTTTCGATCAGGCGGCTGGGAGAGAGGCAGGGCGGAGCGGCTGGGACGCTCGGAGCAAACTAGGGACGCGCGGCCGAGAGCGGACAGTCCTGCGCTGGAGACAAAGAGCGGCCGGAGGAGAACCGAGTGCAGGAGCGCGGGCGTGGCGGCGGTGGCGAGCGTGCGGACTTCAGGGAGCTGGAGCCCGGAGCGCTCTCTGCGGGCGCGAGGGCTAGAGATCGCCAGCCTGCGGCAGGTGCGCCACCCAGGATGCGGACGCCGGTGGTGATGACGCTGGGCATGGTGCTCGCGCCCTGTGGGCTGTTACTCAACCTGACCAGCACGCTGACGCCCGGCTGGAGGCTGTTGGAGGGCTTCCTCGACCAGCCGCTGGACCTGGTGCTGTACCAGGGCCTGTGGGACATGTGCCGCGAGCAGAGCAGTCGCCAGCGCCAGTGCGGCCAGCAGGACGACCTCGGCTACTTCGCCGCCGAGCCGGTGCGCGTGGCACGGGGACTGATGGTCACGTCGCTGGCCGTCACgggcctggggctgctgctggCGACGCTCGGCGTGCGCTGCTGGAGAGACGAGCCTCACTTCGCGCTGGCCGGCTTCTCCGGCGTCGTGCTCTTCACCGCGGGCCTCTTGAGCCTCATCCCAGTCTCCTGGTACAACCACTTCTTAGCGGATCGCACCGTCCTGCCGGCCCAGCCCAGCCCGGTCACGGTGCAGGTCGGCTACAGCTTGGTGCTGGGCTACCTGGGcagctgcctgctgctgctgggcgGCTTCTCGCTGGCGCTCAGCTTCGCGCCCTGGTGCGCCGAGCGCTGTGACAGCTGTCGCAAGGCGCCCTCCAGCAGCGCGCGCCGCAGCAGCATTAGCACCGTGTATGTCGACGGGCCAGAGCCCGCACTCACGCCGGCCATCAAGTACTATAGTGATGGCCAGCACCGGCCACGGCCTCATCAGCTGGGCGCCGCCAGCCAGCGCAAGGCCGGTTTCCCGATGCCCCGGCCCCCACCCAAAGCCTACAGCAACCCGGTGGACGTGCTCGACGGGGAGAAGGCTCCAAACTCCGAACCCGGCGGGTCTTCCCGCAGCACTCGGCCCTGCGCCAGCACGCTGCCCTGCGACTCGGACGTGTAGGCGGCACCCCCAGCCTGCTCTGGCCCAGCCCTGTCTCACCAGGATCCAACTTTACCTTTCCGCTGAAAACACCTGGTTCGGAGTCGGACCCTGGGACACATTCCTGTAACTGGTTTGGAGGGccatcttcctttcctttggcCAAACTAGATCCCTTGGACTCTTGGTTCAGGTTGGGTTTGATTTTCTCTTTAAGGAGTTTAGTGTTCCTCCCCAGAGGAATCAAGGCCCTCTTCTGGAGCGACAGGCATTTCATACTTTTAGCTGGAGACTAGAAAGAGTGACTTTGCATCTGTTGATTATAATGTCAAAATAAGCAAATGGAGGCTCAGAACTGGTTTAACACCTTGAAACAGCAATATTCTGAAATGCCTATGAACCTTGGATcagtataattattattaatttcccccCACTGTATAATTCATTTTCATGCAAACTCTCAAGAGACTAGTATGTTTCTGGTTATATCTGAAGGAGGCTCTTACAGTAAACATAGAGCCATGCAAATACCAACAGCTTTAGTGACTAATGGGACGAAGTAACCCGATTAACTCATATTTACATTTCCTCAGGTATAAAGAGGATTTATCCTTTTATCACTCACTCCAGAGTTTCTCTTCTAGACGCAGAAGGAGAATGAAGGGACTAATGCTGTATTGTTCTATTTCTTGGCTACCTCACACTGGCCATAAAGagctatatattaaatatttggaaCAAAATGGAACCTGTTAATCTCATTAGGCtaatgtacatgtgtatatatctcttatttataaataaaatttgagagCAAGAGTTTCACTATACTCACAGAAGCATTTGTCTCCAGCACAACCTTTGGAAAGTTAAGCTTTCATTACTAACAATTTCCTGGCTGCCTCCACAGGCTGAAATCTAGCACTCACATCTTTGCACCTCAGTGTAAGATTACTAAAAGTAGCCAATGGGTCCCTTCACTCTTTGATTGCTTTATTTTCAGGTTCATGCTGTTTTCTGTGCAAAGCCAAGTCTATTGTTGAAAAAACTAGAAGCACCAGTTTCCACATGAGGTGAGActagaaatctttttcttttataacacTGCTGCCTCAAATCACAGGTAGGCAGCTATGTGTACAATGAGCGGGACTAAATCTCCAGCAGGGCTGGCTGCAATTCCGAGTGGTTGATTGAAGGGCTgtcttgaactgaactgaatggtagccAATTCAGAGGTAGAAGCATTCAGCTCAGTAAACATTGACAACACAGCTATAATAGAACTAACTCAGCAGCACATGCAGAGTGTTAGCAGTGGAAGGGATAATGCAGATTCATTTTCTTTGCCATTTTGTACTGGagtcacctgtttctttttgcaACCAAGGTTGAGTGTGCTGGTATATCACTGGGGGATCTTTTTCAAATgcaaattctgattcagtaggtctggagtgAGGCCTGAAACTGATTTCCTCACTAGCTCCCAGGAGATGCCAATGCTGCCGTTTCACAGGGCCCCCTTGGGGCTGCATGGCTTTCCTTGGGACTGTGCCTCACTCAAATTTCAATCCCAACTGGCAGCATGTAATCAGATCTTTGAGAACTATTGCCTAGATGAGtttggggatttgatttagggaaTCAAGCCAGACTAGAGAAATGGCAATCCTACTTTTTTCAGCTGACAGCTCAATAGGTAGTGATTGGGCACCTGAGAAGTCAGCACCAGGCAGACAACCTAAAGATATTGAGTTTCTGGCAAGTACCAAATCTGCCTCTTGCCTGCATCATAATTCCAGTGTTTCTAGAGAAGCCTTGGAAAAAACATTCGGTACTAGTACTTAGTGTGATTTTACTTTTCCCTGTCTGGCCACTCTCCTCTGGCTTATATCCAAAACACTTCTTCTTTGTGATTAAGACTTGCTGCTGAGTTAGAACTCCATTTTTGCTTCATCCACAGGAATAAAACGAAAACTGTCTTTAAGAAAACCAAACTTCTTTTtactattaagaaaaatattcaagaCAACATGGAAAGAGACTCCCTGCATCGGGGCAGGATTTGGGTTGGACCTGAGAATTATGTTGTGTTAGAGCAGTGAAAAAATGACAATAGATTTGAGACTCCAGATGCTGGAGGAGGCTGGAGCCTCAGGACTTGCTATCGTGGACAAGTCCTTTCCCTAAACCTGATATCCACCTAACCAAGGAGCTACACCACCCCAGTGAGACTCTAACGTGAAGTAGTACTGCCTCCTGACCTCAAGCCCTTCACACCTCTGACACACCACCAAGATTCACTTTTTTCTTCAttagactctttttttaaaattgaagtatagtttctttaattgttgtgttgttgttaagtcgcttaggtcctgtccaactctttgagaccccttggactgcagcctgccaggcttctccatccttcactatcttccggagtttgctcaaactcatgtccattgattcattgatgccacccaaccatctcatcctttgtcgtccccttctcctcttaccttcagtctttccagcatcagggtcttttccaatgagttggcttttctcataaggtggccaaagtattggagcttcagtttcagcatcagtccttccagtgaatgttcagggttgatctcctttaagattgactggtttgatttccttgcagtccaagggactcccaagagtcttctccagcaccccagttcaaaagcatcaatctttggtgctcagacttctttatggtccagttttcacatctatatatgaccactggaaaaaccacagctttgaccatgTGGACATTGTTGTGAGGATTCACTTTTAATAATCCTAATGACATACAGAGTATGTGTCCCCATTTAAGGGGTGAAGTCCTCCCAAGATTGCTCAAGCTCTGCCTGGAGGAGCGAGGAATCTGTGAAAATAGAGCACGCCCTGCGTTAACACAGCCCCTACTCTGCCCCTCTGCCAGTCAGGCTCTGATCCAGACACCCACCCTCACTAAGGAGGGGTGGGGTTTGGGGCACATAGGCTGTTGATCCCTTGCTGAGGCTCTGGCGGGTGCGTCAGCAATGCTTCAGCAACCACCCTCATTTTCATGGTCTAGATAATTTGTAAGTTTGGGGGCACCTGTCATCCTGTCAGCACATCTTTGACTGCCTTGGAAAGCGAATTTATTCCAGGCCTGGCCTTTGTAGAACATTCATACTCTAGCATGAGAAAGATGTGcaaggaaaatgaagaataacAAACCAGGGTCAAAGCCTGCAGAAAAAAGGCAGTATTTTAAGAAAGGTGATTGGGAAGAAGGGGGGCTTGAGCAGAGAACTGAGAGAAAAGATTGGGCGtcagagagaaaagcaaactCCAAGTTCCCAGTAAAGAAATGTTAGTGAAAACAGGTTGGCATAGTGATCACGATACCacactttactttttcttcaccCTAGGTGGGGGTGGTAGGGACAGGATGAAGTTGGGGGGACCAACTGAGAGAACCCAAGGACCTCTTCTGGTCTAGTAGCTTATTTAAGGAGGGAACACAGTCTGGATTTAATCTGTAGCATAGAACGTTTTCAGAGTCAAATATAAACAATTTGATATATGAATAGCAGGTGAAGAATGTTCTTTTCTGCCAATGCGTAGATAAGCCCACAGTGCAACAGGCAGAGAAAGGTCTTTTAGCCTCAGAGCCTCATCACATCCCTGAAGTAAAGGGAACAGTTAATAACCAGGCTCTTTCTCCCAACACTCATCTCACCTCATCTCACGTCTTCACTCCAGCCTTCCTAAAATGAAGAGCCGTAACTCATCTTTAAGAGTCTCAGCAAGCTCCTTACCTATGCTTCACTCTTAAATTCCATTCATGACTTGGCCAAGGCTCAGGCTTCCACCTCATCACTTTCTCCCACACACATATTCTAAACTGCTTTTCCCCATGAGCTTAGAGTTGTCATCTTTGAACATACCATTTAAATGTTCAGATGTGTGCTTTTCTTGGTGTACTTTCTAATCTCATCTCTAAATTGAAGGTGGGGCATGGACGGCTTCCGTTTATATTTGTAATCCTAGAATGGGTACTACCAGTTCTTCAGAGCCTGTTagcaaataattaaattataactTAATTTAAAAGTCACCTCTAAAAGCCCTTTCTGTACCCAAGTGCTTTCCTCAAGTTGTCATACACAACTTAACAGGTATATGGAAAGTAATTAGTGGCCCGAGGCTACTGGCCCAAAACCCAAGGGAGGGGCTGTGAGAGCAGCCTTGTGAATCTTTATCTTTATGATTGACTTACAAAGATCAGCACAACCCATGCATCCCCTGCCCCCAAGACTCTACAGATGAGATCTTTTTCCTGTTGGGAAGGGAGGAGAATAAGGAACTCACTCAATAGTTCTTCCTTTTAAGTTTGGCTGCATCATGCCgtatcttggttccctgaccagggcttgaacctgggccctcagcaatgagagcacagagtcctaagcactgaaccaccaggaactCCTTGAGTCAATATTTCAGGTTACCCCATCTTCCTCCCAAATTCTGCCCACATTCTGCTGCTTTTTTCACTGAAGACAATAAAATGACCTCCTCCAGCAAGTCTTTATGAAGTAGAACTGAGCATAAAGCAGGGCTGAGCACAGGAAAACAAGGTTTTAATTTGTACAAATAAAGGATAATATAGGCAAGgctgggcgggggggtggggtgaggggagacaGTACTGACCAGAGGGCTTGAGTCACCAGGGGAGAGAGTTAAGTGCAGCTCTACCACATTCTTGTCCAGTATGCCACACTCCCTGGCCATCCATGGGGCAAATGGCCCTtgctctcctccccacccaccatgGTTGCCTCCTAAATCGCTGCCACTCACCACTCAGCTGTGGAAACTGAACAAGTCAC from Ovis canadensis isolate MfBH-ARS-UI-01 breed Bighorn chromosome 26, ARS-UI_OviCan_v2, whole genome shotgun sequence encodes:
- the CLDN23 gene encoding claudin-23; this encodes MRTPVVMTLGMVLAPCGLLLNLTSTLTPGWRLLEGFLDQPLDLVLYQGLWDMCREQSSRQRQCGQQDDLGYFAAEPVRVARGLMVTSLAVTGLGLLLATLGVRCWRDEPHFALAGFSGVVLFTAGLLSLIPVSWYNHFLADRTVLPAQPSPVTVQVGYSLVLGYLGSCLLLLGGFSLALSFAPWCAERCDSCRKAPSSSARRSSISTVYVDGPEPALTPAIKYYSDGQHRPRPHQLGAASQRKAGFPMPRPPPKAYSNPVDVLDGEKAPNSEPGGSSRSTRPCASTLPCDSDV